tcgatatctctttctcatttgagaaacaaatgaattctgttattaaaaccagctgtaaggtttatattgttgattgtcatttatgcttagaaatatttactcatatatgcttagagttgtataatcgattgcatgatgatagaggtttgatccttagtagtctgtaaagactctgtgtgccttccagagtgctctggcatgcacacaccacttggggccatgagagaggtcgtaccctctcttactgatttatggtgtaggacaggggtctcaaactctatttagctgggggccgctgcaggcagagtctgggtgaggctgggccgcattaggttttccacaagaaaggcatggttaaaaaattccaatcttctcaaatctctttatttttattttttaacacaaaatatgaaaaataaataaacaaattaagaattaataagaaaataaatcaatctgtaatacataaataaaataataataagatatttttagtcagtgaacttgtgtgtatctttcagtcttctatatctgctgtatttagattgaaatgtctgtattaacagttctatacccttcttctgaacatgaatggaacactggagaaaatgaactgttcttctgaacatggcttctcttgcctactccttgctgctagagacctggcagcgtttcctctcgcatagccgagtcagatttggcctgagggaggaagcagttgcgaccctcagtatgtcttgaagatgatcatccgtaagtctggacctgtacttggacttattgaagttcaaagtggagaagagcttttggcacaagtatgtgctaccaaaaaggcacatggtccacttgaacattcgggaaagccgagggaaactagggctcaagtctctcaaaaattgtccaagcttgtctgcttttccactcacctccctgaactttgctttgagttcagagttgcactgcagctcaatgagctccatttgaagcacagaaggggcatcttgcacatcaaaggagaaggggtccgcaaaaatgtgaaaggtggctctgtgtgtctagaagtcagcaaatctgtgatcaaattcctcctgtagcctcaaaatgacatcaacatactcgtcagcactgaatggtgtgcatgcatccacgagtgccttgcatgctgggaaatggcaaaggtttgtctgagagagctgagctttccagagcgccagttttgtggagaatgctctcacgttgtcatacgcagcactgacaagttgcccctggccttgtaacgtcttgttcagtacattaagctcatgtgtcatatcaacaagaaaagctgagtccatgagccatttgggatcagttagcacaggaacactaactccatccttctccatgaaggcttcacttctgctctcaactcaaaaagtctctttaatacatttcccctgctgagccaacgtacctcagtgaagtcgagcacatccccatattctgactccatttcctctaaaaaagctcagaaccttcggtgctttaagcccctggatctgatttggttgatgcatttcacaacaatagacatcacattgtcaaatttcaggcatttgctgcaaaggacctgctgatggatgatgcagtgcagagcaatggcctcctccacgccttcctcttccagtttgttttgtgccaccagtccatttttcctccctgtcattgatggcgctccatctgttgttattccaacaaacctcttccatggcaaaccaacattctcaatggcatcacacagcttgtaaatatctgctgagcggtggtctggccatgcattggaattactgtgagcagctcctccatcacttcaaaactgtcatcaacaccacggacatacattgggagctgggcagtgtcggtgatgtctgtggtctcatcaagagcgactgagtatacactgaaacatttggctttctcacacagttggtcataaatgtcacttgacaggtcagaaatgcgatctgctgcggtgttggcagaaaggctgatgttgctaaactgacctttctttcccggacagactatatttgcagcctgcaatatgcacttttagacaaatgcaccttctgtgaatggcttccctgctttagcaatcatctcactaaccacgtggctccgactgctgcattattctctttggttactttcttggagaaatcttgctgcctcagtagatctgttttaagactggcaacccggttcgctctctcgtctccctggtattctgcatccagctcagcatgtctagttgtgtaatgacgtttcaaattgtattccttgtgcagcgcaactttctctgtgcaaataagacaggtcggggtgcccctgtgctcaacaaagaaatattgcatttcccacttttcctgaaattgtcggtgctcatcaccaacctttctcttcaccgcaggctttgaaaaagacattgtggcggaggcgtggccccgggcgcagctgcaggggaggagtgcaGCAGAAGGCTCAACAGGGCGGCGCTGCGAGgccggtaagaacagctgatggtgtttatgtactgatgatggtctccctccgctgtgtttatagtgagacggggaggggcggccagaggagagatcagctgggctcgtgagctgtcagactgtacgactgagtcagctgtcaaaacaacaacactcaAAGCTTCAATAAATGTGGAAGTTGGCAGTACatacctgtgtgtgcgtgtgtctgtgcctggtgtattccacaagtggtgccgaaacccaggacaGGGCCGGTGGGGGAATGTCCGACCCACAGGCCGCGCCACCCGCCCAGCCTCTGCAGTTCTTGGCGCAGATGCTAGCGGAGATGGCGACGATGAGCCGGGATCAGGCGGCCGACCAGCGTGCCCACCTGGCCGCGCTGCAGGAGCAGACGGACCGACAGACGCAAATTCTGGAACGGCTGGTCGGGGCCGCTGCCACGCCGAAGCCCTCGCCACTGTCGGTGGCGGTGCCCCGGATGGGGGACGGGGACGACCCACAAATTTTTTTGGAGACCTTCCGTGCCACGGCGGAGGCTTGCCAATGGCCGCGGGAGGAGTGGGCTCCGCGGCTGCTCCCCCTGCTGTCTGGGGAGGCACAAACAGCGGCCCTGAGTCTGCCTCCGGCGTCGAGGAGCAGCTTCCCGGACGTGAGCCGGGCGGTGGTGGACAGGCTGGGGCTCACCGCCGAAGACCATCGCCGGCGGTTCCGGGCCTGTCGGCTGGCTACAACGGACCGACCATTCGCCTGGGCCCGGCAGCTGCGCGACGCGGCGGTGCGCTGGCTGCAACCGGGGGCATCGGAGGGCGAGACGAAGCTGGTGgacaaggtggtgctggagcagTTCACGGAGGGGTTGCCAGCGGAGACGGCGAGATGGGTCCGGTGCCACCGGCCCGCAAGCTTGGAGGTAGCAGTGACGCTGGCGGAGGACCACCTTGCCGCTGGAGCAGGGGAACCCGGGGACGCCGGACGGAGGCCGAACAAACAGGCCCCAGTGCCGGCCCCGAGGCGCCGTGTGCCGGCACCAGGGCAGGCCGAGCGGCTGCCGGCGCTGAGCCCCACTAACCCTTTCGCGGCGTTGGTGCCGTCCAGGGGAGCCGAGCCAAGTGGAGCCGCCCCCGAGCCACGGAGAGCAGCACAGACGCCGGGGCCGGAGTGTTGGAAGTGCGGGCAGCCGGGGCACCTGAGGAGGGATTGTCCGCTTATGGAAGTGGGGCAGGTGTTCCGCGTTGCTGGCGCCCCAGCACCCTCCCCCGGTCCAGGAGGGACATACAGTATTCCGGTAAGGACTCGAGGGGGTATACGCCAGGCGTTGGTGGACACGGGCTGCACGCAGACCCTCGTACACCAAAGCTTGGTTCGCCCCGGGGCATTGCTGGAGGCAGAATGGGTGGAGGTGAGGTGTGTGCATGGTGACGTTCACAGGTATCCCATAGTGCCGCTGTTATTAAAGTATAAGGGCAAAATGCATAGAGTGACGGCGGCGGTTAGCCCGCGCCTGTCGCACCCCCTGATTCTGGGTACCAATTGGCCGGGGTTTCATCAGTTACTGGGGCAGTACGCGGGGGTGCGATCACGACCGGAAGCGGGGTGTAGCGTGTGCGCGGCATTCAGCGGTGACGCGGGGTCGTCCGACACCGACTCCGGGGGGGAGGAGCCGGCGGGTCCCTCACGGGACGTCCCGCCGGCCCCGGAAGTGTCCCCCATGGGTGATTTCCCACTGGAGCAGTCTCGTGACGGCACCCTACGCTCAGCCTTTGACCAAGTGATGGCTATTGATGGTCACGTGGTGCGCCCTGAGGCCGCGCAGACCTACCCGCGTTTCGTTTTATTAAACGACCGGTTATATCGAGTGAGTCGTGACACTCAGACCGAGGAAACACACACCCAGTTGTTGGTGCCGCAGGGCCGCCGGGAAACGCTTTTCCAGGCGGCCCACTATAACCCCATGGCAGGGCATATGGGCTACGAGAAAACTCTGGAGCGAATAACGGCCCGATTTTATTGGCCGGGCATCCGAGCGGATGTGCGCCGCTGGTGCGCGTCCTGCCCGGACTGCCAACTTGTTAACCAGCCGGCCATACCGAAGGCGCCGTTGCGCCCTCTCCCCCTCATTGAGGTCCCGTTTGAGCGCATCGGCATGGACCTCATCGGGCCGTTTCACCGGAGTGCACGCGGCTACCGCTTTGTGTTAGTCCTGGTGGATTACGCAACGCGGTACCCGGAAGCAGTTCCGCTGCGCACCATCTCTGCAAAGAGTGTGGCgcaggcactgtttcaggtcatctcccgagtcggaatcccgaaagagatactgactgaccagggcacgtcgtttatgtctcgtacactgcgggaactgtacgaattactgggcattaaatctattcggaccagcgtctaccaccctcagactgacgggctggtggagcggctgaataagactttaaagtccatgattcggaagttcattaacgaggatgaacgcaattgggatcactggctagaccctctgttattcgcagtgcgggaggtgccccaggcctccacgggattttctccctttgaactGCTGTTCGGCAGGAGGCCACGTGGGGTGCTCGACCTGATTAAAGAAAGCTGGGAGGACGGTCCGAGCCCCGCCAAAAATGAGATTCAGTACGTGTtggacctgagagcaaaactccacactttggggaggttgtcacgggagaatttgctccaggctCAGCAGCGTCAGCAACGCCTGTATGACAGAGGGGCTAGGCTCAGGCAATTCTCACCGGgagataaagtgcttgtgttacTCCCTACTTCCAGCTCGAAGTTGCTCGCCAAGTGGCAAGGACCCTTTGTGATCACACGGCGAGTCGGGGACGTGGACTATGAGGTCGCTCGGTCGGACAGGGGAGGAGCCACGCAGATTTATCACCTCAATCTCCTCAAACTGTGGCGAGAGGTTGAAACCGCTTCTCTGGTGAGCTtggtgaaggagagagatgagttggggCCCGAGGTGCCAAATTCTATCATTCCCGCCTCCCTCCCTTGTgatgaccatctcacacaggcccagagagcggATGTTGTCGCGTTGCAACAGCGTTTTGCGGACGTGTTCTCCCCCCTGCCCGGCCGGACGTCCCTCATCGAGCACCATTTCGTGACGCAGCCTGGCGTGACGGTGCGTTCACGGCCCTACAGGCTCCCGGAGCACAAGCGAAAAATCGTGCAGAGGGAATTGGCGGAAATGCTGAGGATGGGAGTAATAGAAGAGTCGCACAGCGCCTGGTGTAGCCCCATCGTTCTGGTGGCGAAGAAGGATGGGTCTATACGGTTCTGTGTCGACTATCGCAGGGTGAACGAAGTGTCACGCTTTGATGCCTACCCCATGCCTCGGGTCGACGAGCTCCTGGACCGGTTAGGCACGGCCCGCTTTTTCACGACACTGGACTTAACCAAGGGCTAttggcagattcccttgtctgccGAGGCCAGGGAGAAAACGGCCTTCTCCACTCCGTACGGTTTGTACCAGTTCGTGACACTTCCGTTCGGCCTGTTCGGGGCCCCGGCCACTTTCCAGCGTCTCATGGACCGGGTACTGCGTCCGCACGCAGCGTATGCTGCCGCCTACCTGGATGACGTGATCATCCACAGCGACACCTGGGCGGAGCATGTGCTGCGGGTGGCCGcggtcctggagtccctgagggGGGCGGGGCTCACGGCCAATCCGAAGAAGTGCGCGGTTGGACGGAGGGAGGTGCAGTATCTGGGGTACCACCTGGGGGGCGGGCAGGTGcgtccacaggtggagaagacgGCGGCTATCGCATCCTGCCCGCGCCCCAGGACGAAAAAGGAGGTGAGACGGTTCTTGGGGTTGGCGGGTTACTATCGTCGCTTTGTGCCGGGGTTTGCGCAGCTAACCAGCCCCCTGACCGATCTCACTCGAAAGGGTGCCCCGGATCTGGTCCAGTGGACGGGGCCGTGCCAGGCGgcgtttgtgcaggtgaaaaaggctctctgtggggagccgctgcttcacactcctaacttttccctcccttttgttCTGCAGACTGACGCCTCGGACAGAGGGCTGGGAGCCGTTTTGTCCCAGCAGGTGAGGGGGGCTGACCGCCCTGTCCTGTACATCAGCCGGAAGCTAGCGGAGCGCGAGCGCCGGTACAGCACCGTGGAGAAGGAGTGCCTGGCCATCCGGTGGGCGGTCAGCTCCCTGCGCTATTACCTCCTGGGACGCTCATTCACCCTCTGTTCGGACCACGCCCCGCTGCAGTGGCTCCACCGCATGAAGGATGCCAACGCCCGGATCACCCGGTGGTATCTGGCGTTGCAGCCCTTTAAGTTCAAGGTGATCCATAGGCCGGGGGCGCAGATGGCGGTGGCCGatttcctctctcgctcgcgGGGGGGAGTTGGCTCGGCCGGACGGCTCCCCGGCCTCGAACGggcggtgggggtgt
Above is a genomic segment from Maylandia zebra isolate NMK-2024a unplaced genomic scaffold, Mzebra_GT3a scaffold11, whole genome shotgun sequence containing:
- the LOC143415888 gene encoding uncharacterized protein LOC143415888, translated to MATMSRDQAADQRAHLAALQEQTDRQTQILERLVGAAATPKPSPLSVAVPRMGDGDDPQIFLETFRATAEACQWPREEWAPRLLPLLSGEAQTAALSLPPASRSSFPDVSRAVVDRLGLTAEDHRRRFRACRLATTDRPFAWARQLRDAAVRWLQPGASEGETKLVDKVVLEQFTEGLPAETARWVRCHRPASLEVAVTLAEDHLAAGAGEPGDAGRRPNKQAPVPAPRRRVPAPGQAERLPALSPTNPFAALVPSRGAEPSGAAPEPRRAAQTPGPECWKCGQPGHLRRDCPLMEVGQVFRVAGAPAPSPGPGGTYSIP